A stretch of Malus sylvestris chromosome 11, drMalSylv7.2, whole genome shotgun sequence DNA encodes these proteins:
- the LOC126591455 gene encoding V-type proton ATPase subunit e1-like, with product MGFLVTTLIFAVIGIIASLCTRICCNRGPSANLFHLTLVITATICCWMMWAIVYLAQMKPLIVPILNEGE from the exons ATGGGGTTCTTAGTTACGACCCTAATTTTCGCTGTGATTGGGATCATTGCGTCCTTATGTACCAGAATTTGCTGCAACAGAGGACCCTCTGCTAATTT GTTCCATCTAACATTGGTTATTACAGCGACGATCTGCTGTTGGATGAT GTGGGCAATTGTATATCTTGCACAAATGAAACCTCTCATAGTCCCTATTCTAAATGAAGGAGAGTGA
- the LOC126591450 gene encoding cell division protein FtsZ homolog 1, chloroplastic-like isoform X2: MKTTMAAWTNPNELISTTSSSIPAAFHHHKPLPSLRTCIPLSSKRRSAWKRHRFGVVSCSFAPMESAKIKVVGVGGGGNNAVNRMIGSGLHGVDFYAINTDSQALLQSAAEYPLQIGELLTRGLGTGGNPLLGEQAAEESKEAISNALKGSDLVFITAGMGGGTGSGAAPVVAQISKEAGCLTVGVVTYPFSFEGRKRSLQAFEAIEKLQKNVDTLIVIPNDRLLDIADEQTPLQDAFLLADDVLRQGVQGISDIITIPGLVNVDFADVKAVMKDSGTAMLGVGVSSSKNRAEEAAEQATLAPLIGSSIQSATGVVYNITGGKDITLQEVNRVSQVVTSLADPSANIIFGAVVDDRYTGEIHVTIIATGFSQSFQKTLLTDPKAARLLDKVAGGQESRGIPLPLKSSTSSSTISSKPSPRKLFF, from the exons ATGAAAACGACGATGGCTGCATGGACGAACCCGAACGAGCTAATCTCGACGACGTCGTCCTCAATTCCCGCAGCATTTCACCACCACAAGCCACTGCCTTCCCTCAGAACGTGCATTCCTCTGAGCAGCAAAAGAAGAAGCGCATGGAAGCGTCACCGTTTCGGGGTTGTCAGCTGTTCCTTTGCTCCCATGGAATCGGCCAAGATTAAGGTCGTTGGGGTCGGCGGAGGCGGCAACAATGCCGTTAATCGCATGATTGGCAGCGGTTTACAT GGTGTTGATTTCTATGCCATAAACACGGATTCTCAAGCGCTCTTGCAGTCTGCTGCCGAGTACCCGCTGCAGATTGGGGAGCTTTTGACTCGTGGGCTAG GTACTGGTGGGAATCCACTTTTGGGGGAGCAAGCGGCAGAAGAGTCAAAAGAGGCTATTTCTAATGCTCTAAAAGGCTCAGATCTTGTCTTTATAACAGCTGGGATGGGCGGTGGAACAGGGTCTGGAGCTGCCCCTGTTGTTGCCCAGATATCCAAAGAGGCGGGTTGTTTGACTGTTGGTGTAGTTACCTACCCTTTCAGCTTTGAAGGGCGTAAAAGATCATTGCAG GCATTCGAGGCCATTGAAAAGCTGCAGAAAAATGTGGACACTCTAATAGTGATACCGAACGATCGCCTCCTTGATATTGCTGATGAGCAGACACCCCTTCAAGATGCTTTCCTTCTTGCTGATGATGTTTTACGTCAGGGAGTGCAAGGAATTTCTGACATAATCACA ATACCCGGACTGGTAAATGTGGATTTTGCAGATGTAAAGGCAGTCATGAAAGACTCAGGAACTGCAATGCTAGGAGTAGGTGTTTCCTCCAGCAAAAACCGTGCAGAAGAAGCAGCTGAACAGGCGACTTTAGCTCCTCTGATTGGATCTTCAATTCAATCAGCTACTGGTGTTGTGTATAATATCACAGGAGGAAAGGACATAACCCTGCAGGAAGTCAACAGAGTTTCTCAG GTCGTGACGAGTTTGGCAGATCCTTCTGCAAACATAATATTTGGGGCTGTTGTGGATGACCGCTACACCGGAGAGATTCATGTGACTATTATTGCAACAGGGTTTTCACAGTCATTTCAGAAGACACTACTAACAGACCCCAAGGCGGCAAGGCTGCTTGACAAGGTTGCAGGGGGTCAAGAAAGCAGGGGGATTCCGCTTCCCCTCAAGTCCTCAACGTCGTCCTCTACCATTTCATCAAAACCGTCTCCGAGAAAACTTTTCTTTTAA
- the LOC126591450 gene encoding cell division protein FtsZ homolog 1, chloroplastic-like isoform X1: MKTTMAAWTNPNELISTTSSSIPAAFHHHKPLPSLRTCIPLSSKRRSAWKRHRFGVVSCSFAPMESAKIKVVGVGGGGNNAVNRMIGSGLHGVDFYAINTDSQALLQSAAEYPLQIGELLTRGLGTGGNPLLGEQAAEESKEAISNALKGSDLVFITAGMGGGTGSGAAPVVAQISKEAGCLTVGVVTYPFSFEGRKRSLQSVDWGVILHAFIGFFQAFEAIEKLQKNVDTLIVIPNDRLLDIADEQTPLQDAFLLADDVLRQGVQGISDIITIPGLVNVDFADVKAVMKDSGTAMLGVGVSSSKNRAEEAAEQATLAPLIGSSIQSATGVVYNITGGKDITLQEVNRVSQVVTSLADPSANIIFGAVVDDRYTGEIHVTIIATGFSQSFQKTLLTDPKAARLLDKVAGGQESRGIPLPLKSSTSSSTISSKPSPRKLFF; the protein is encoded by the exons ATGAAAACGACGATGGCTGCATGGACGAACCCGAACGAGCTAATCTCGACGACGTCGTCCTCAATTCCCGCAGCATTTCACCACCACAAGCCACTGCCTTCCCTCAGAACGTGCATTCCTCTGAGCAGCAAAAGAAGAAGCGCATGGAAGCGTCACCGTTTCGGGGTTGTCAGCTGTTCCTTTGCTCCCATGGAATCGGCCAAGATTAAGGTCGTTGGGGTCGGCGGAGGCGGCAACAATGCCGTTAATCGCATGATTGGCAGCGGTTTACAT GGTGTTGATTTCTATGCCATAAACACGGATTCTCAAGCGCTCTTGCAGTCTGCTGCCGAGTACCCGCTGCAGATTGGGGAGCTTTTGACTCGTGGGCTAG GTACTGGTGGGAATCCACTTTTGGGGGAGCAAGCGGCAGAAGAGTCAAAAGAGGCTATTTCTAATGCTCTAAAAGGCTCAGATCTTGTCTTTATAACAGCTGGGATGGGCGGTGGAACAGGGTCTGGAGCTGCCCCTGTTGTTGCCCAGATATCCAAAGAGGCGGGTTGTTTGACTGTTGGTGTAGTTACCTACCCTTTCAGCTTTGAAGGGCGTAAAAGATCATTGCAG TCTGTGGATTGGGGAGTAATCTTACATGCATTCATTGGCTTCTTCCAGGCATTCGAGGCCATTGAAAAGCTGCAGAAAAATGTGGACACTCTAATAGTGATACCGAACGATCGCCTCCTTGATATTGCTGATGAGCAGACACCCCTTCAAGATGCTTTCCTTCTTGCTGATGATGTTTTACGTCAGGGAGTGCAAGGAATTTCTGACATAATCACA ATACCCGGACTGGTAAATGTGGATTTTGCAGATGTAAAGGCAGTCATGAAAGACTCAGGAACTGCAATGCTAGGAGTAGGTGTTTCCTCCAGCAAAAACCGTGCAGAAGAAGCAGCTGAACAGGCGACTTTAGCTCCTCTGATTGGATCTTCAATTCAATCAGCTACTGGTGTTGTGTATAATATCACAGGAGGAAAGGACATAACCCTGCAGGAAGTCAACAGAGTTTCTCAG GTCGTGACGAGTTTGGCAGATCCTTCTGCAAACATAATATTTGGGGCTGTTGTGGATGACCGCTACACCGGAGAGATTCATGTGACTATTATTGCAACAGGGTTTTCACAGTCATTTCAGAAGACACTACTAACAGACCCCAAGGCGGCAAGGCTGCTTGACAAGGTTGCAGGGGGTCAAGAAAGCAGGGGGATTCCGCTTCCCCTCAAGTCCTCAACGTCGTCCTCTACCATTTCATCAAAACCGTCTCCGAGAAAACTTTTCTTTTAA
- the LOC126590358 gene encoding uncharacterized protein LOC126590358, whose protein sequence is MLLIECKVDDWVFLKLSPWKGVVRFGKKGKLSPRYIGPYQIIERVSEVAYRLELPPKLSKVHDVFHVSMVCHYVSDLSHVIPFQPLEINPNLTYDEEPVTILNSKDKVLRNKTVRLVKVWWGNHSVEEATSETEDSMKEISFSRNRQLQRLLALDSGKLRLKEGNISSKLTEYANGAR, encoded by the exons ATGTTACTGATAGAGTGTAAAGTTGatgattgggtatttttgaagTTATCACCATGGAAAGGTGTGGTAAGGTTTGGAAAGAAGGGtaagctaagtcctaggtacatcggACCGTATCAGATCATCGAGCGAGTcagtgaagttgcttacaggcttgagttgcctccaaaGTTATCTAAAGTGCACGACGTTTTTCATGTTTCCATGGTTTgtcattatgtttcagatctaTCACATGTGATACCTTTtcaaccattggaaattaatccaaatttgacttatgatgaagaGCCAGTGACGATTTTAAATTCGAAAGATAAGGTTCTGAGGAATAAGACCGTGCGCTTAGTGAAAGTTTGGTGGGGGAATCACTCAGTGGAGGAAGCCACATCGGAGACGGAGGATAGTATGAAGGAAAT AAGCTTTTCTAGAAACCGGCAGTTACAGAGGTTATTGGCACTGGACTCCGGCAAGCTGAGGTTGAAGGAAGGGAATATTtcatcaaagttgacggaatatgctaacggtGCCAG gtga